The stretch of DNA aaggtttgaaaCGCCAATTTTATAAGTTGGTCCAGAGATAATTCTCAACTGGAAGATCAGTATTACAGCAGTGTCTGAGGCTTTAACCACTGAACAAATACAAATAGTTCAAGTTATTAAAAAATGGTCATCCATTCAAATAGGGCTTTCACAAATTTTACACATTTATATCCATTCTTTACTTATCTTTTCTTATAGAATCTTTTTATTTAATACTTAAGAATTAATAGAAGGTTTAGATCGTTTCCAATATCAGGCGATGAAGAAAGATGTGAGGGCAGACTCTCGGGGCGTTTCACGTGTTGCAGCTGTTAAATGAGCTGCATTGCCACCCCCAGCCGCTAGCAGTCCACGTTAACACCATTCACAGTGGATTTGACATCTTCAGAACTGTCAGTGTTTGCTGAGACTGGTCATTTCAACCATCTCTCCGACCTGTTGTCTACCGTTTCTAAAGGTTCAGATGATTGACCAACATGAATGTCTCCGCATTTCATTATTAGGGTCAATTCAGTCATaagatactgtaacagtgtcACTTATAAAAGTTTGAacaatacgaggggcgtgcaattagtaatggtcctgacccatttcccatagcaggagattaatgaaacttggcacagttattagtctttctcttcataggaatcacccagagttatgcatttctcccatcgtttgatgcagctctggacaccgattttgtaggacaccccaggttggtcctccaactgatgcctcatcaatggcacaagagggacgaccaggtctgggagctgtttccacagacttccagccacgtttgaattcaggatgccagcgttttacaaggtcatatgatggggcatcatcaccataagtttcatttatttcatcaaaagtcttctttggtgtgcgtcctttcaaatacaaaaaccggatcactgcgcgacactcaactggttccatttcacacctggtccatttcgcacctgactaagttcaaacaccagtaaatcagaaaccacaattagttcagagctgtcttttgcaacataacccatagagatatgaattattacacatacaaaatttcatttagatcagacaactggaagtgggtcaggaccattacttattgcacgcccctcgtagaatAGAAAGTTAAGACACCAAGTGGTTTGTATTCTAACATGTAATGATAGGTTTGATATATTGCATGATTACTTTTACAGTTAGcattttgttacagaattttCCAATGATTTCTCCTAACGCATGCACAATCTATGCCAAGCCAGAAACGAACGTCTATTTTGTTCAGCTCGGTAATTTTTCCTTCTAAATATTACAAACACTGTTCTCAACTACTTGTTTACAGTGACTTGTTTATTGATATTGCTATGATCgtgacatttccaaaccgggacccggtgGGCTATTTGTGCGAACGAAATCAAACAATTCTTATcagtaaaaagaaaaaatcTTAAGATACCATGCAGTGATAATTTTTTACATGATTGCTCTTACAGTTAGcattttgttacagaattttccaatgaaaagtttcaaaatttgtaactaaCCATGACATAATCTATGACAAACCAAGAACAACCGTCTACTTTGTTCAGCTCGATACGTTTCTCCTGCTGAATATTGTAAAAATTAAGATTTTTCCTCAATAACTTGTTTACGGTTTATTAACTTATtaatgctagggtcacattgCCAAACCGGaacccggtcgggctgtttgtgtgAACGATGATAAAACTATTCAtatcaataaaatgaaatgatcaATAATGTACACAAATGGTGCTCATGatatatttttgcaatttttagtgttttgttgcctttgatatcatacttttcgttctgTTGCTATAATCATAAAAGTTATGTTGCCGTGATCGTTAAGAGACTGTtactatgattatgaaagaCAACCAGACCAGACCAGGCACTGTAACGGCGAAGATGGACCCCTGAAAACTTTGGTCCGTGCAGGAACTTACAATGGACCATATATCCATCTCTACTACAGATGATCCTCAGAATACTGTACGGTACTGAATGTTAAGGACTTGCTACTGTGATCCAACTCCTTACCTCTAATTCATATCCACAAAACCAAACCAAGGCGGTTTTATCTTTATAAAAACTGCACAAACAGCAGTGTCTGTTATAAAACCTAGTAGGGAATCAGTTACATTATAAACAATTATATCAAAGATAGGAAAATAACTTAAGTGTTTAACAAAATCATACAACTTTAAGACCCCTACTCCATCGTGGGTTTGTGTTAAATTCATTACAAAGGAACAAGGTTCATGAGGGCCACTCATAATATTTGGGGTTACTGCACTGGATTTGATGACAAATGCTTGTTCAATTTAGACTTTTAAGTTTAAGGCTGTGCCCATAAGGGAAAAATTCGTGAGGAACTCCATAAAAGTGTATTCTTCCTGAGAAGTGGATTATGGAAGAATAAATGGAGTTTTACTTCTGTGGAAGTGGTAAAACGTGTCCTTGCGGACATGCTGAGAAAGTTCGAAGTGGAATAATTGGAAATGGCGACAGACTAACGCAGGGGATTAATGTCTGTGAGAGAGAGgtcgtaatacccctgtcacataaGGTGAAAATCGACCAGACGACGATTGTGCGAGccctaaatgacattttcgtaagACGATCATCCCGCAATTTTtcgggatcgccggcgattttcaggggtcgtatgatggtcgcggtgcagtgaaacatgttcttaacataagcgacaagtgtCCGGTGATCTCTGAgttcgcagagctcgttaccaaGTCGCGTGCAGATCGTGCAAATCGGATGGCAAACGCCTGTCTTACTCCCGACCtacgtttgtttgcaaatattgaatttctttaaatgtgagggtaattctgacattgtggcccctgtggtagtatgtaggctggcttacaagtgacacactttctttcgtcatttctagtgtgcccgcgcattccattatCTGGTTAAAAGATTCCGATAACAAAGGAATAAACAtctattgatctcttgcctttttgtgaggaacgttttgtgttaccttctCCGCgggcaagaggtcatgggaggttcattatcatagatttattcactgGCGATCGTACGAGCTTCGCTTATATGTAACAGGGACACTtgggggcgaaaaatacgcaagaccctcTGAAGATCTTAAAATTGGCCAACCTTCCAGCGATCGCAAAGTACGTCCGAAGgtcgtatataatgtgacaggggtataagaaCAGTCGCATGCGGTGTAGCCATCAGAATCACAATGGTGTTTGACAAGTCTAATTGCTGTTATTACTTGCTTCCAACCGGCTGTGCAAACCCATGCTTAGCGTGTAAACGTTGCAATCCCTGTCAAGAGTTTCAAAATTCGTAATTTATGTGTATGAAGTAGATTGCAAAAAGATGTTATAGAAACGGGTACCGATACCATAGTATCCTTAagtcaatttcaaagtcaaagaagaggGTGATTTGGACGATTTGCTGTTCTGTACACCATTTTGGCAATGCCTAAGGGGTGGAGCCATTGTGGTggtttttctcctttttttgaagTGATATCATAATGATCGCCAATACAAGTTATTTATACTCAGCATAATAGTCAATTTACTTCAAGCATTAAAAGAGTTAAATGAAATCCATCCATTCACAATTGGTGAATCTTATCGAAATTCAGGTAAAACCCATGGTCATGATTTCCAACTCTTGAAATGACTAAAATTCAATAGCCTTTCAAATTTCTGGGTGCTACGATGATATAGCCACCAGCATCAGTGGGTAAAGGTGTGTCCTCTGTTTGAGGTTGGTAGTAGTGCAGGTTGTCATTAGTGCCTACTGGCTGATTGTACTGACTGTTTGCAGGCATCTCATACAGAACATCTTCTGGTGTCATATATAGGGCACCATCTGgctgcacatacacacaatcatcatcatcatcatcaccatgggGAGAAGGGAGGTAATTAGGCTTGTCTTTAAGACGTGATTTACTTTTGGGTGGTGCTAGGGACGTTTCTTCAGTAGGCTGTCTTGGATGTGAATCTACCGGCATCTCATACAGGACATCTTCTGGCTTCATGTACAGGGTACCAACTGACTGCTCATCAGcgatagcctgagactggccctgccctgtctgattatgcccactggtcactacagtacCTACGGTGttagtgttggattcagtgatggcctgagactggccccgCCCTGTCTGTCCAtggccactggtcactacagtagCTGTCGTATTAAGGTTACTCAAAGCGATGTTAGAATTTGGGCCTGAAGGGTTTGAAGGGGGATTCTTAGTTTTCCTGTTGAACCAGATTGTGACAATGATGGTACCAATAAAGACAAAGCCAGCTAATGAACCGCTGATAGAACCAATGAGCACAGGTATGGGGAAACTGGGGGCAGATTTAAGGGAACTGCTGCTATCGTTTTTTTCTGGAGTGGTTGCAGGTGATGAATTTAGCGTTACTCTTGTTTTGCTTGCTTTTTCTGCAGTACCTACTGTAGAGTAAAATCCTACCATTAAGATCACTGAGTCGGCTGTTGTGCCATTGTAACAGTTGGTAGAGCTTACTTTGACATTAGCATGGGAACTGCTGTTTTCTGCATTTTCTGGAGTGGTTGCAAGAGATGAAGTTAGCgttgttcttgttttgtctgCAGGGTCTGCCACTGAGCCGCCTGGTGTGCAATTATTACAATTTATAAAGCTAACTCGGCCTTCAACATGGAGCATTGATTCGGTTGGCTCTTCACAAATCAATTCTTCAGGATTGATATCTGCAAGCTTCTGATGCCGGAATTTGGAGGGTTGGGCACAGAATATCTGGTCTTTAACTGAAGGAAAGTCAGTGATATTTAGCCTGAAGGGaagcatcctacagtcacactgccaggggttcccGTCGAGTTTTATGCGAGGAATAGATTTCAACAAATCGTAAACTAAGGGAGGAATCGTGGACATCTTGTTTCTCCTCAGGTCCAAGCGGTGGAGTTTTGTGGGATATGCAccttcctgaatcattgttatctggttgacAGCCAGATTCAACTCTTCTAGCCGGGATAGATTTGCAAACGTACCAGGCTTAATCTTTGTTATCTGGTTGGAAGCCAGATTCAACTTTTCTAGCCTggttagatttgcaaatgtaccaggctgaatctttgttatctggttgtcgGACAGGAACAGCAATTGGAgccggggtagatttgcaaGCAAGCCAAGTGAAATTATCCTCATCTGGTTGTCGCTAAGGACCAACTTTCCTAGCCGTGGTAggtttgcaaatgtaccaggctgaatcattgttatctcgTTGTTGGACAGGCACAATCCTTGTAGCCTtggtagatttgaaaatacaCCAGGCTGAATCATTGTCATGTTGATTGCGGACAAAATCAAATTTTCTAGCCgaggtagatttgcaaatgtccCAGGTTGAATATTTCTTATCTTGTTGTTGGACAGGTTCAACAATTGTAGCCggggtagatttgaaaatgcacTTGGTTGAATAATTGTTAGCTGGTTGGAGCTCAGGTACAACTGTTTAAGGTTAATCAGATTCTCAGAGGCACTCGACTGAATTATTGTTATCTGGTTAAAAGATAGGTCCAGCTTTtctagctggggtagatttgcaaatacaCATATCTGAAATATTTTTATTTGGTTTCGTTTGAGGTACAACTTTTGCAGCCGGGGTAGGTTTGGAAATGCACCAGGCTTAATCTTTCTTATCTGGTTATTGTACAAATCTAAGCGGCAGATGGATTTGGGAAGGTTTTTAGGGATGCTGATGAGGCCCAGGCCATGGCAATCGCAGCGTGGTGACGGTTTGCAGCTGAGGTCGGTGGACGGTGCGCATTTGCAGTCAGCGGCTTTAGGAGTTGATAACCACCAGCCATCTACTTGCAGGTTGGGTTCCTTCATGGTAatgagaaggaacatcagcaggtgtcgcagctttctCCCCATGGTGTCCCGGCAACCTAAGCAAAGCAAGAAGTCAATCTGTAGACATTAGTAACAGTTTCATACGGACCGTTTGGTTGCTATGGTATTGAATAATGATTTTTCcgcgggtaacctatttccgttgcttttgaaaaagGGTTTTAAGGAATACAGTCGTACAGACAaactttgaaaccaccgtccgtcgacttgattcccctacatttgtatgtctttgAAGATAAAGGAAatacggatataggtaaccccgcggataaaggttaactagcgttacatgtaggattttgtttttattgggTCCAAATGGCCCGGTTGCTTCTCATGCTGAGGGGAATCCTTTATCCTCTTATATgactttattacctccatgaaaaatgatgtcttttgtgtgtctgtctgtgtgtctattagtgtgtctgtgtgtctatttGTGTATCTGTCTATGTGTCAGGATATTTGAAGTCAGcaaaactttagaacctcttcgtgaattgtaatgatttttggtatgtgggtaggtgttcggaagaaaaatgtcaaggtcgat from Branchiostoma floridae strain S238N-H82 unplaced genomic scaffold, Bfl_VNyyK Sc7u5tJ_1189, whole genome shotgun sequence encodes:
- the LOC118407292 gene encoding leucine-rich repeat-containing protein 15-like — its product is MGRKLRHLLMFLLITMKEPNLQVDGWWLSTPKAADCKCAPSTDLSCKPSPRCDCHGLGLISIPKNLPKSICRLDLYNNQIRKIKPGAFPNLPRLQKLYLKRNQIKIFQICVFANLPQLEKLDLSFNQITIIQSSASENLINLKQLYLSSNQLTIIQPSAFSNLPRLQLLNLSNNKIRNIQPGTFANLPRLENLILSAINMTMIQPGVFSNLPRLQGLCLSNNEITMIQPGTFANLPRLGKLVLSDNQMRIISLGLLANLPRLQLLFLSDNQITKIQPGTFANLTRLEKLNLASNQITKIKPGTFANLSRLEELNLAVNQITMIQEGPNSNIALSNLNTTATVVTSGHGQTGRGQSQAITESNTNTYLQDHVHTLPAEVFDQFSRHLAKCALAHREAAEREARRIILSNLFITCDHTSIGLLDRHRILALFEKFWDG